One Nicotiana sylvestris chromosome 12, ASM39365v2, whole genome shotgun sequence genomic window carries:
- the LOC138883578 gene encoding uncharacterized protein has product MTQQLTLRLMHSETHVELNLTLVYAKCDRTERIELWDTLYAMASDMTVPWLVGGDFNVIWDEEEKYGGLPVSLIEVDEFRHYINTCNLTDLGFKGSIFTWWNGRSEEDCIFKRLDRCFGNNELQQTFPGLEITHLSKIGSDHCPMLLKCDIETPPIKKSFRFLNFWTKHETFKDVVKENWNVDFSANPFYIFNYKLKKLKQALSTGSKATYGDIFQKIAIHEEVVLIEEDHLIAEEAIKFYKDQFTETAVPNDFDILNHVSSMVYRDQHERLMSLPSNEEVKRAVMGLNEDSAGGLDGFAGAFYQTYWEIIEEDVVRMVKVFFCGQ; this is encoded by the exons ATGACTCAACAGCTGACTTTGAGATTAATGCACTCTGAAACACATGTTGAGCTCAACCTTACACTTGTCTATGCCAAATGTGATCGCACTGAAAGAATAGAACTATGGGATACGTTGTATGCAATGGCATCAGATATGACAGTACCTTGGCTAGTTGGAGGCGACTTTAATGTGATATGGGATGAGGAAGAGAAATATGGGGGCTTGCCAGTTTCTCTCATTGAAGTAGATGAGTTCAGACACTACATCAATACCTGCAATTTGACAGACTTGGGTTTTAAAGGAagcatatttacatggtggaatggaagATCAGAGGAGGACTGCATTTTTAAAAGATTGGACAGATGTTTTGGCAATAATGAATTGCAACAGACATTTCCTGGATTGGAGATAACTCACCTATCCAAAATTGGGTCTGATCATTGCCCAATGCTGCTGAAATGTGATATAGAAACTCCTCCAATTAAGAAGTCATTCAGATTTCTTAACTTCTGGACAAAGCATGAAACCTTCAAAGATGTAGTAAAGGAGAATTGGAATGTTGATTTTAGTGCTAACCCTTTCTACATTTTTAACTACaagttaaagaagcttaaacaAGCACTATCTACCGGGAGCAAAGCTACATATGGAGATATATTCCAGAAGATTGCAATCCATGAGGAGGTGGTCTTG ATCGAAGAAGATCACTTAATAGCAGAAGAAGCAATAAAGTTCTACAAGGATCAATTTACCGAGACTGCAGTTCCAAATGATTTTGACATTCTAAATCATGTATCTTCAATGGTATATCGTGATCAACATGAAAGATTGATGTCCTTGCCTTCCAATGAAGAAGTGAAGAGAGCAGTTATGGGGTTGAATGAAGACTCAGCTGGTGGACTGGATGGATTCGCTGGAGCCTTTTACCAAACATACTGGGAAATTATTGAAGAAGATGTAGTCCGCATGGTCAAGGTTTTCTTTTGCGGTCAGTAG